Proteins from one Setaria italica strain Yugu1 chromosome V, Setaria_italica_v2.0, whole genome shotgun sequence genomic window:
- the LOC101768819 gene encoding cytochrome P450 94C1 — MAAEPGAVALHEAARALAASVQPQVAAVLFVSAACTVALAALLAVLRLRPPWWCACHVCEAYLTASWAGEFDNLCDWYAHLLRSSPAQTVHVHVLRNVLTANPVTVDHMLRGRFDNYPKGAPFSAILADFLGRGIFNVDGDAWLFQRKLAAAELASPALRAFAVRVVASELRSRLIPLLHSASRQGKGRGKGKVLDLQDVFRRFAFDCICKISFGLDPGCLELSMPVSSFENAFDVASTLSARRATVPMQIIWRLKRFFNYGDERKLRDAVRLVDRLAEEVIRQRRKLGGAASGSDLLSRFMGSINDDKYLRDIVVSFMLAGRDTVASALTAFFLLLSDHPEVAAAIRDEVARVGGDDDRLTASTFSKLKDMHYVHAALYESMRLFPPVQFDSKFAAGDDKLPDGTAVAKGTRVTYHAYAMGRMESVWGPDCGEFRPERWLRNGRFVPESPYRYPVFQAGARVCIGKELALVEMKAVIFAVVRSFDIEAIDRSSRRPKFAPGLTATFASGVPVRVRRRARVSGHSPPI, encoded by the coding sequence ATGGCCGCCGAGCCCGGGGCGGTAGCGTTGCATGAAGCCGCGAGGGCCCTGGCGGCCTCGGTGCAGCCGCAGGTGGCCGCCGTGCTCTTCGTGTCCGCGGCGTGCACGGTGGCGCTCGCCGCCCTCCTGGCCGTGCTGCGGCTGCGCCCGCCGTGGTGGTGCGCGTGCCACGTCTGCGAGGCCTACCTGACGGCGTCGTGGGCCGGCGAGTTCGACAACCTCTGCGACTGGTACGCGCACCTGCtgcgctcgtcgccggcgcaGACCGTGCACGTCCACGTCCTCCGGAACGTGCTCACCGCCAACCCGGTCACCGTCGACCACATGCTGCGCGGCCGCTTCGACAACTACCCCAAGGGCGCGCCCTTCTCGGCCATCCTCGCCGACTTCCTCGGCCGCGGGATATTTAACGTCGACGGGGACGCGTGGCTCTTCCAGCGGAAGCTCGCCGCGGCCGAGCTCGCCTCCCCGGCGCTGCGCGCTTTCGCCGTGCGTGTCGTGGCCTCCGAGTTGCGGAGTCGGCTCATCCCCCTGCTTCACTCTGCCTCCCGGCAAGGAAAAGGCAGAGGCAAAGGCAAGGTGCTCGACCTGCAGGACGTGTTCCGCCGCTTCGCCTTTGACTGCATATGCAAGATCTCTTTCGGACTCGACCCCGGCTGCCTCGAGCTTTCGATGCCGGTGTCGTCGTTCGAGAACGCTTTCGACGTTGCCTCCACGCTCTCCGCCAGGCGCGCCACCGTGCCCATGCAGATCATCTGGAGGCTCAAGCGCTTCTTCAACTACGGGGACGAAAGGAAGCTCCGGGACGCGGTGCGCCTTGTCGACAGGCTCGCCGAGGAGGTCATCCGGCAGCGTCGCAagctcggcggcgcggcctcgGGCAGCGACCTCCTTTCGCGCTTCATGGGATCCATCAACGACGACAAGTACCTCCGCGACATCGTCGTCAGCTTCATGCTCGCCGGCCGTGACACCGTTGCCTCGGCGCTGACCGCCTTCTTCCTGCTCCTCTCCGATCACCcggaggtcgccgccgccatccgggACGAGGTCGcccgcgtcggcggcgacgatgaCCGGCTCACCGCCTCCACCTTCAGCAAGctcaaggacatgcactacgtgCACGCCGCGCTGTATGAGAGCATGCGGCTGTTCCCGCCGGTGCAGTTCGACTCCAagttcgccgccggcgacgacaagCTCCCGGACGGGACGGCCGTCGCCAAGGGCACCCGGGTCACCTACCACGCCTACGCCATGGGCCGCATGGAGTCCGTGTGGGGCCCCGACTGCGGCGAGTTCCGGCCCGAGCGCTGGCTCCGGAACGGCCGGTTCGTCCCGGAGAGCCCGTACCGGTACCCCGTCTTCCaggccggcgcgcgcgtgtgCATCGGCAAGGAGCTGGCCCTCGTGGAGATGAAGGCCGTTATCTTCGCCGTGGTCCGGAGCTTCGACATCGAGGCGATCGACCGGAGCTCCCGGCGGCCCAAGTTCGCGCCGGGACTGACCGCCACGTTCGCGAGCGGGGTACCGGTGCGCGTGCGCCGGCGAGCACGTGTGAGCGGGCACAGCCCGCCAATCTGA